In the genome of Opitutia bacterium KCR 482, one region contains:
- a CDS encoding PEGA domain-containing protein produces the protein MKKILLLSFTAALLSACSTMTFTEDVSVDSIPSGAKVFVNGELAGQTPTVLSLDTKSVYEIKLVKEGYKDQTVSLASVRANPLVKFGPLVDMGYYKKLTPAPVNQSLKPAFLPATKGVKPFEDMAGAILKVDQLRKDGKISRDEHSYLLMQITEFYK, from the coding sequence ATGAAAAAAATACTCCTTCTTTCGTTTACAGCAGCACTTCTTTCGGCATGCTCCACAATGACGTTCACGGAAGACGTTTCGGTAGACAGCATTCCGTCGGGCGCAAAAGTGTTCGTCAACGGCGAACTTGCAGGACAAACCCCCACAGTCCTCTCGCTCGACACCAAAAGCGTCTACGAAATCAAGCTCGTAAAGGAAGGCTATAAAGACCAGACGGTCAGCCTCGCCTCGGTTCGCGCCAATCCCCTCGTAAAGTTCGGTCCTCTGGTTGACATGGGCTACTACAAGAAATTGACGCCCGCCCCCGTGAACCAGTCGCTCAAACCCGCATTCCTCCCCGCGACGAAAGGCGTAAAGCCCTTCGAAGACATGGCGGGCGCGATTTTGAAAGTAGACCAGTTGAGAAAAGACGGCAAGATTTCGCGCGACGAGCACAGCTACCTGCTCATGCAAATCACCGAATTCTACAAATAA
- the proC gene encoding pyrroline-5-carboxylate reductase yields the protein MKKFGFIGAGKMAGAIIHGILASGKVSAAEVACSCGNDDTGKKLSAETSIALADSLESLFAQSETIVAACKPQQLKDVAAAGKSAKSKVLVSILAGTSIARLRECFPNVGKIVRVMPNMPAQISLGISCYAPESPLADDEKKTVDTVLSAIGEYMEIEEARLDAVTALSGSGPGYIFEFAAAMIAGAREIGFSDEEAKKLVERTLLGSAVLLEKSPLSADELRIAVSSPGGTTLAALDVFEKSGFRKTVADALKAAEKRSKELSKL from the coding sequence ATGAAAAAATTCGGCTTCATAGGCGCAGGCAAAATGGCAGGCGCAATTATCCACGGAATTTTGGCGAGCGGCAAGGTGTCCGCCGCCGAAGTGGCGTGCTCGTGCGGCAACGACGACACGGGCAAAAAACTCTCGGCGGAAACGTCGATTGCGCTCGCCGACAGCCTCGAATCGCTCTTCGCGCAGTCCGAAACGATTGTCGCCGCGTGCAAGCCCCAGCAGCTCAAAGACGTTGCGGCGGCGGGGAAGTCGGCAAAGAGCAAGGTGCTTGTGTCGATTCTCGCGGGAACTTCGATTGCCCGCCTGCGCGAGTGCTTCCCGAACGTCGGGAAAATCGTGAGGGTAATGCCGAACATGCCCGCGCAAATTTCGCTGGGAATCTCGTGCTACGCGCCCGAATCGCCCCTTGCGGACGACGAAAAGAAAACGGTAGACACGGTGCTTTCTGCAATCGGCGAATACATGGAAATAGAGGAGGCGCGTCTCGACGCCGTAACCGCGCTTTCGGGAAGCGGCCCGGGCTACATCTTCGAATTCGCCGCGGCAATGATTGCCGGCGCAAGGGAAATAGGCTTTTCGGACGAAGAGGCAAAAAAACTCGTCGAACGCACGCTCCTAGGCTCGGCGGTGTTGCTCGAAAAATCGCCCCTGAGCGCGGACGAACTGCGAATCGCGGTGTCAAGCCCGGGGGGTACGACGCTCGCGGCTCTCGACGTTTTCGAAAAGAGCGGCTTCCGCAAAACGGTCGCCGACGCGCTCAAAGCCGCAGAAAAACGCTCAAAAGAGCTGTCCAAACTGTAA
- a CDS encoding glycerate kinase produces MSKTLKFLVAPDKFRGSLSASQAAHAIKMGILAESKDAQISEYTLTDGGDGFVDTVSKAIKGSKVIRLKTIDPTGQVLTAKCALLDESTALVGLTEASGINLVSEQERNPAKLTNIGSGQILEKLVERGYKTIIVGVGGSATNDGGIGLLIPLGFKFLDKDGKDIEPTGEGLAKLDKIVPPEKKFSTKFVVATDVGNPLLGKTGAALAYAEQKGATKEQAEALERNMKRLTEVAKKCVGKSAHEQAGAGSAGGCGYGLMTFLNAKRVSGFELFAKYADLETAVKNSNIVITGEGVFDATDKQGKGPYALAKLAAKHKKPVWIFCGSSTLSQKDIDEMGIPNAKIGQILPLAPNLVEAQNRAPKFLSHLAKEFVKQL; encoded by the coding sequence ATGAGCAAAACACTGAAATTCTTGGTAGCACCCGATAAATTCCGCGGCTCGCTCTCGGCGAGTCAGGCTGCGCACGCCATAAAAATGGGGATTCTCGCCGAATCGAAAGACGCCCAGATTTCCGAATACACGCTCACCGACGGCGGCGACGGCTTTGTAGACACAGTTTCGAAGGCAATAAAAGGCTCTAAGGTCATAAGGCTCAAAACTATCGACCCCACGGGGCAGGTGCTCACGGCAAAATGCGCCCTGCTTGACGAATCCACGGCTCTTGTAGGGCTTACGGAGGCGTCGGGAATCAACCTCGTTTCGGAGCAGGAGCGCAACCCCGCAAAGCTTACGAACATAGGTTCGGGACAGATTCTCGAAAAACTCGTCGAACGCGGCTACAAAACGATTATCGTGGGCGTCGGCGGAAGCGCGACAAACGACGGCGGCATAGGGCTTCTCATTCCCCTCGGCTTCAAATTTTTGGACAAGGACGGCAAAGACATCGAACCGACTGGCGAGGGGCTTGCGAAGCTCGATAAAATCGTGCCGCCCGAAAAGAAGTTTTCAACAAAGTTCGTCGTTGCGACCGACGTCGGCAACCCGCTGCTCGGCAAGACGGGCGCGGCTCTCGCCTACGCAGAACAAAAGGGCGCGACGAAAGAACAGGCGGAGGCTCTCGAACGGAACATGAAACGCCTCACGGAAGTCGCAAAAAAATGCGTCGGCAAAAGCGCGCACGAACAGGCGGGCGCAGGCTCGGCGGGCGGCTGCGGATACGGTTTGATGACCTTTCTAAACGCCAAGCGCGTGAGCGGCTTCGAGCTGTTCGCAAAATACGCCGACCTCGAAACGGCGGTGAAAAACTCGAACATCGTAATCACGGGCGAAGGCGTCTTCGACGCGACCGACAAGCAGGGCAAAGGCCCGTACGCGCTCGCGAAACTCGCGGCGAAACACAAAAAACCCGTGTGGATTTTCTGCGGCTCTTCCACGCTCTCGCAAAAGGACATCGACGAAATGGGAATCCCCAACGCGAAAATCGGGCAGATTCTGCCCCTCGCCCCGAACCTCGTTGAGGCGCAAAACAGGGCGCCGAAATTCCTATCGCACTTGGCGAAGGAATTTGTAAAACAACTTTAA
- a CDS encoding L-rhamnose isomerase: MANTYKDAKEQYAKFGVDTEKAIQILDSIPLSMHCWQGDDVCGFETPDAGLSGDGIQATGNYPGKARNPDELRADIDEAVKYIPGKIRLNLHAIYGEFGGKKVERNKIGYENFKGWVDWCKSRKMGIDFNPTYFSHPLVKDGMTLSSPDKGVRQYWVEHGIACRKIAERIGKELGDTVITNFWMPDGMKDMPADRLAPRERMADSLDKIFKVKISKKYNKDSFESKLFGIGSESYVVGSHEFVMGYAVKNGILITFDSGHFHPTETIADKISSALLFVPELLLHVSRGVRWDSDHVVLFDDNTTAIMQEIVRTNAIDKVHIGMDYFDASINRIFAWALGMRAARKALLYALLEPVAMMRKAENDVDFGMRLALMEESRTLPFADVWAEYCKRSGKPCGLKMVEGIKKYEQKVLSKR, translated from the coding sequence ATGGCAAACACTTATAAAGACGCAAAAGAACAGTACGCCAAGTTCGGGGTAGACACCGAAAAGGCGATTCAAATTCTCGATTCCATTCCGCTTTCCATGCACTGCTGGCAGGGCGACGACGTGTGCGGCTTCGAAACTCCCGACGCGGGTCTTTCGGGCGACGGCATTCAGGCTACGGGCAACTACCCCGGCAAGGCTCGCAATCCCGACGAACTCCGCGCCGACATCGACGAAGCCGTAAAATATATCCCCGGAAAAATCCGTCTCAACCTACACGCAATCTACGGCGAATTCGGCGGCAAAAAGGTTGAGCGCAACAAAATCGGCTACGAAAATTTCAAGGGCTGGGTAGACTGGTGCAAGTCGCGCAAAATGGGCATAGACTTCAACCCGACGTATTTCTCGCACCCGCTCGTAAAAGACGGCATGACGCTTTCAAGCCCCGACAAGGGCGTGCGCCAGTACTGGGTTGAGCACGGCATTGCGTGCCGCAAAATCGCCGAAAGAATCGGCAAGGAACTCGGCGACACCGTAATCACGAACTTCTGGATGCCCGACGGCATGAAGGACATGCCCGCCGACAGGCTCGCGCCCCGCGAACGCATGGCGGACTCTCTCGACAAGATTTTCAAGGTCAAAATCTCGAAGAAATACAACAAGGATTCCTTCGAAAGCAAGCTCTTCGGCATCGGCAGCGAAAGCTACGTCGTAGGCTCGCACGAATTCGTAATGGGCTATGCGGTAAAGAACGGCATTCTCATCACTTTCGACTCCGGGCACTTCCACCCGACCGAAACGATTGCCGACAAAATCTCCTCGGCTCTCCTTTTCGTCCCCGAACTCCTCCTGCACGTCTCTCGCGGCGTAAGGTGGGACAGCGACCACGTCGTGCTTTTCGACGACAACACCACGGCAATCATGCAGGAAATCGTCCGCACGAACGCAATCGACAAGGTGCACATCGGCATGGACTACTTCGACGCGTCGATTAACCGCATTTTCGCGTGGGCTCTCGGCATGCGCGCCGCCCGCAAAGCTCTGCTCTACGCTCTGCTCGAGCCCGTAGCGATGATGCGCAAGGCGGAAAACGACGTCGATTTCGGCATGCGCCTCGCCCTCATGGAGGAATCGCGCACGCTTCCGTTCGCCGACGTTTGGGCGGAATACTGCAAGCGCAGCGGCAAGCCCTGCGGCTTGAAGATGGTTGAAGGCATCAAGAAGTACGAACAGAAAGTGCTTTCGAAGCGTTAA
- a CDS encoding L-rhamnose/proton symporter RhaT, with protein sequence MDSFYGIMLFALAGFVSAAFYTPLKYVKWKWEVMWIFWSLAALIICPTLIASFAIPSCWQAIGEVEFDTIIWTFVYGALWGVGGLTFGLSMRYLGIGLGTAVALGFCALVGTLIPPIKSGKILEIASDRAGLLVLIGVFICALGIAINGVAGMMKERDAKAAGADGGSSEFSLAKGFAVAIVAGFLSACMSLSMDAGKPIAEKAKALAAIDPAQAELFKNSAILIITLVGGFATNFAWCLFLSFKNKSFADAKAAGAGRGIVYMLLCALGGLLWYCQFFLYGMGQTKLSEQYAFASWAILMAFVIVFAGVIGLLIGEWKGSSKLTKAVLWLGILVLAASTFVMSI encoded by the coding sequence ATGGATTCGTTTTACGGAATTATGCTTTTTGCGCTCGCGGGCTTTGTGTCGGCGGCGTTCTACACACCGCTCAAATACGTCAAGTGGAAGTGGGAGGTAATGTGGATATTCTGGTCGCTTGCGGCTCTCATCATTTGCCCGACGCTTATCGCAAGCTTCGCAATCCCCAGCTGCTGGCAGGCGATAGGGGAGGTCGAGTTCGACACAATTATCTGGACATTCGTCTACGGCGCGCTTTGGGGCGTCGGCGGGCTTACGTTCGGGCTTTCGATGCGCTATTTGGGAATCGGCTTGGGCACGGCGGTCGCCCTCGGCTTCTGCGCGTTGGTGGGAACGCTAATTCCGCCGATTAAGTCGGGCAAGATTCTCGAAATCGCCTCCGACCGCGCGGGGCTTCTGGTGCTCATAGGCGTGTTCATTTGCGCGCTGGGAATAGCAATAAACGGCGTTGCGGGCATGATGAAAGAGCGCGACGCAAAGGCGGCGGGCGCGGACGGCGGCTCGTCGGAATTCAGCCTTGCGAAGGGCTTTGCCGTGGCGATTGTAGCGGGCTTTCTGAGCGCGTGCATGTCGCTTTCAATGGACGCGGGCAAGCCGATTGCCGAAAAGGCGAAGGCTCTTGCCGCGATAGACCCAGCGCAGGCGGAGCTTTTCAAAAACAGCGCAATCCTCATAATCACGCTCGTCGGCGGCTTTGCCACGAATTTCGCGTGGTGTCTGTTCCTTTCCTTTAAAAACAAAAGCTTTGCCGACGCCAAGGCGGCGGGCGCGGGCAGGGGGATTGTCTACATGCTTCTGTGCGCTCTGGGCGGTCTGCTCTGGTACTGCCAGTTCTTCCTCTACGGCATGGGGCAGACGAAACTTTCGGAGCAGTACGCGTTTGCAAGCTGGGCTATTCTGATGGCGTTTGTAATCGTGTTCGCGGGCGTAATCGGGCTGCTTATCGGCGAATGGAAAGGCTCGTCCAAGCTCACAAAGGCGGTGCTTTGGCTCGGCATTCTGGTTCTTGCTGCGTCCACGTTCGTGATGTCGATATAA
- a CDS encoding CTP synthase codes for MKYIFITGGVVSSLGKGLTSGALGALLETRKLKVRIQKFDPYLNVDPGTMSPFQHGEVYVLDDGAETDLDLGHYERFTHGKLSRFNNLTSGQIYEHVLQKERRGDYLGKTVQVIPHVTNEIKARMYAAGEGVDVLITEIGGTVGDIEGLPFLEALRQFSLEVGKNNVLFIHVTLLPYLRAAGELKTKPSQQSVAKLREIGIQPDILVCRTEQPMSEDMRQKLSMFCNVEQKAVIEEMDVKHSIYELPLILAQEGMDSIVVEKLGIDAPESDMTAWNSIVRRLISPKSGECKIAVVGKYIDLQDAYKSIYESLAHAGVGNDCKVNVLRVDSESIERDGAAAHLDGVDGILIPGGFGDRGIEGKILAAKYARENKIPYFGICLGMQIAVIEYARDVLGLDGANSAEFNDNTLYPVITIMDEQKSIVDKGATMRLGSYECRLVEGTKALAAYGEMSVRERHRHRYEFNNIYRKRLEDAGLRVAGVNPKRDLVEIVEVVDHPWMVGVQFHPEFQSKPSKPHPLFCAFVGQALARAKSKK; via the coding sequence ATGAAGTATATTTTTATTACAGGCGGAGTAGTTTCATCTTTGGGTAAAGGGCTGACATCGGGCGCGCTCGGTGCCCTTCTCGAAACAAGAAAATTGAAGGTCAGAATACAGAAATTCGACCCTTATTTGAATGTCGACCCCGGAACGATGAGTCCGTTCCAGCACGGCGAAGTCTATGTGCTCGACGACGGCGCGGAAACCGACCTCGACTTGGGACACTACGAACGCTTTACGCACGGCAAACTCAGCCGCTTCAACAACCTTACGTCGGGGCAGATTTACGAGCATGTCCTCCAAAAGGAACGCCGCGGCGACTACCTCGGCAAGACCGTTCAAGTTATTCCGCACGTGACAAACGAAATCAAGGCGCGCATGTACGCGGCGGGCGAGGGCGTAGACGTCCTCATTACCGAAATCGGCGGAACTGTCGGCGACATCGAGGGACTGCCTTTCCTCGAAGCCCTGCGCCAGTTCTCGCTGGAAGTCGGCAAAAACAACGTGCTTTTCATTCACGTAACGCTTCTTCCCTACCTGCGGGCGGCGGGCGAACTCAAAACAAAGCCATCGCAGCAGAGCGTTGCAAAACTGCGCGAAATCGGCATTCAGCCCGACATTCTCGTATGTCGCACCGAACAGCCCATGTCGGAGGACATGCGCCAAAAGCTTTCAATGTTCTGCAATGTGGAGCAAAAGGCGGTTATCGAAGAGATGGACGTAAAACACTCCATCTACGAGCTTCCGCTCATTCTCGCGCAGGAGGGCATGGACAGCATCGTGGTTGAAAAGCTCGGCATCGACGCTCCCGAAAGCGACATGACCGCGTGGAACTCAATCGTCCGCAGGCTCATCTCGCCCAAGAGCGGCGAATGCAAAATCGCGGTAGTCGGCAAATACATTGATTTGCAGGACGCGTATAAATCTATTTACGAATCTCTTGCGCACGCAGGCGTGGGCAACGATTGCAAAGTGAACGTCCTGCGCGTCGATTCCGAAAGCATTGAGCGCGACGGCGCGGCGGCGCACCTCGACGGCGTCGACGGCATTCTTATCCCCGGCGGCTTCGGCGACAGGGGCATTGAAGGTAAAATTTTGGCGGCAAAATACGCGCGCGAAAACAAGATTCCCTACTTCGGAATCTGCCTCGGCATGCAGATTGCGGTAATCGAATACGCGCGCGACGTGCTCGGGCTCGACGGCGCAAACAGCGCGGAATTCAACGACAACACCCTTTACCCCGTAATCACGATTATGGACGAGCAAAAGAGCATTGTAGACAAGGGCGCGACAATGCGCCTCGGCTCCTACGAGTGCAGGCTTGTAGAGGGCACAAAGGCTCTCGCCGCCTACGGAGAGATGTCTGTCCGCGAACGCCACCGCCACCGCTACGAATTCAACAATATCTACCGCAAGCGTCTTGAAGACGCGGGATTGCGCGTGGCGGGCGTCAACCCGAAGCGCGACTTGGTCGAAATCGTGGAAGTCGTAGACCACCCGTGGATGGTCGGCGTACAGTTCCACCCCGAATTCCAGTCGAAGCCGTCGAAACCGCACCCGCTTTTCTGCGCGTTCGTGGGACAGGCGCTGGCTCGCGCAAAATCGAAAAAATAG
- the kdsA gene encoding 3-deoxy-8-phosphooctulonate synthase — MIFQDGKLLLIAGPCSLECRELSFRVAERVAAVAEKFADSLTVLFKGSFDKANRTSLSSPRGPGIDEGLKILADVRKTFGLPVITDVHESAQCAKIGEVCDALQIPAFLCRQTDLLVAAAKTGKCVNVKKGQFLSPYDMKYAVAKLRDAGASEVWQTERGTTFGYGNLVVDMRSFSIMAQNGTPTIMDATHSTQLPGAGNGVSGGERKYAEILARAAVAAGADGLFIETHPEPEKALSDAATQLPLDRLEHLVESCLAIRAALGKA; from the coding sequence ATGATTTTTCAGGACGGAAAACTTCTTCTTATCGCGGGACCGTGCTCTCTGGAATGCAGGGAGCTTAGCTTCCGCGTGGCGGAGCGCGTGGCGGCGGTCGCCGAAAAATTCGCCGACTCGCTCACGGTTCTCTTCAAGGGCAGCTTCGACAAGGCAAACCGCACAAGCCTTTCAAGCCCGCGCGGGCCGGGAATCGACGAGGGGCTGAAAATCCTCGCCGATGTCCGCAAAACGTTCGGACTTCCCGTGATTACAGACGTTCACGAATCCGCCCAGTGCGCGAAAATCGGCGAAGTCTGCGACGCCCTCCAAATTCCCGCGTTCCTCTGCCGTCAGACCGACCTCCTTGTGGCGGCGGCAAAAACGGGCAAATGCGTGAACGTCAAAAAGGGGCAGTTCCTCTCGCCCTACGACATGAAATACGCCGTGGCGAAACTGCGCGACGCGGGGGCTTCGGAAGTCTGGCAGACAGAGCGCGGAACGACCTTCGGCTACGGAAACCTCGTGGTGGATATGCGCTCGTTCTCGATAATGGCGCAAAACGGAACGCCCACTATCATGGACGCAACGCATTCGACCCAGCTCCCCGGAGCGGGCAACGGCGTAAGCGGCGGCGAGCGCAAATACGCGGAAATCCTCGCGCGGGCGGCAGTAGCGGCGGGCGCGGACGGTCTGTTTATCGAAACGCACCCCGAACCCGAAAAAGCTCTTTCGGACGCGGCGACACAGCTCCCGCTCGACAGGCTCGAACACCTCGTGGAGTCGTGCCTTGCAATCCGCGCGGCATTGGGCAAAGCCTAA
- a CDS encoding alpha-amylase family glycosyl hydrolase produces the protein MNVKKLSSFAALSLFAASLFGAPANASDKTARPTTEFFQKSVVYQILPQHFTQEGTLAKAAEFLPHIKSLGMDIVYLCPIVESDDDGDTRFWSKRQKASGLNNPRNPYRMKDYFKIDPRFGTDKDLKNFVEQAHALGLKVVLDLVYYHCGPKAVFIETNPDFVVRDADGKVKNGRWSFPELNFKSRGLRDYLIKNMEYFVEKFDVDGYRTDVEPSVPADFWAEAYTRIAKIKPDVIMIAEGERKDAQVDAYDANYSFKWEYGIINVFQGKKPADSLRKIWEDQDAAFAKGSRLLRALDNHDTASDACQPDKGGARYEKQFGNRGMDAIQVLNFTIDGIPFVYNGNEFADDAYFSMFADNTHGRTFVAWENIATREGWKRMQLIRALSKMRKENTALWSGATTWVDNGAPESVLSFTRNAKWENVLVVVNTRNAEVDTDVFLKADKFSTMLAGGATYRKYGDGLKAKLAPYGYLVVRYE, from the coding sequence ATGAACGTGAAAAAACTCTCATCATTCGCCGCCCTTTCGCTCTTTGCCGCATCGCTTTTCGGCGCGCCCGCAAACGCCTCGGATAAAACCGCAAGACCCACGACGGAATTTTTCCAAAAGTCGGTCGTCTACCAAATCCTCCCCCAACACTTCACGCAGGAGGGAACTCTCGCAAAGGCGGCGGAATTTCTGCCGCACATCAAGTCGCTCGGAATGGACATCGTGTACCTCTGCCCGATTGTCGAGTCGGACGACGACGGCGACACCCGCTTTTGGAGCAAACGCCAAAAGGCGTCGGGGCTGAACAACCCCCGCAACCCCTACCGAATGAAGGACTATTTCAAAATCGACCCCCGCTTCGGCACGGACAAAGACCTTAAAAACTTCGTAGAGCAGGCGCACGCGCTCGGTTTGAAAGTCGTGCTCGACCTCGTTTACTACCACTGCGGGCCGAAAGCCGTCTTCATCGAAACCAACCCCGACTTCGTCGTGCGCGACGCCGACGGCAAAGTCAAGAACGGCCGCTGGAGTTTCCCCGAACTCAACTTCAAAAGCAGGGGACTTCGCGACTACCTCATCAAAAACATGGAGTACTTCGTCGAAAAATTCGACGTAGACGGCTACCGCACCGACGTAGAACCGTCTGTTCCCGCCGACTTCTGGGCGGAGGCGTACACCCGCATCGCAAAAATCAAGCCCGACGTCATCATGATTGCCGAGGGCGAACGCAAAGACGCGCAGGTTGACGCCTACGACGCAAATTACTCTTTCAAATGGGAATACGGAATCATTAACGTATTTCAGGGCAAAAAGCCCGCCGACTCGCTCCGCAAAATTTGGGAAGATCAGGACGCGGCGTTCGCAAAAGGCTCGCGCCTGCTCCGCGCCCTCGACAACCACGACACCGCAAGCGACGCCTGCCAACCCGACAAGGGCGGCGCGCGCTACGAAAAACAGTTCGGCAACCGCGGCATGGACGCAATCCAAGTGCTGAACTTTACAATCGACGGCATTCCCTTTGTCTATAACGGAAACGAATTCGCCGACGACGCGTACTTCTCGATGTTCGCCGACAACACGCACGGACGCACGTTCGTCGCGTGGGAGAATATCGCAACCCGCGAGGGTTGGAAGCGAATGCAGCTGATTCGCGCGCTTTCCAAAATGCGCAAGGAAAACACGGCATTGTGGAGCGGCGCTACGACGTGGGTCGATAACGGCGCCCCCGAAAGCGTGCTTTCGTTCACGCGCAACGCGAAGTGGGAAAACGTGCTCGTGGTGGTTAATACGCGGAACGCGGAAGTGGATACGGACGTGTTCCTGAAAGCGGACAAGTTTTCGACAATGCTCGCAGGCGGCGCGACATACAGAAAATACGGCGACGGCTTGAAGGCGAAGCTCGCGCCGTACGGCTATCTTGTTGTTAGGTATGAGTAA
- a CDS encoding UDP-glucose 6-dehydrogenase has product MNNIKVGIVGCGFIGGALRKWLGEHNKDVEVFVSDPPKGMNDSLDCVDVVFVSIHIPTEADGSQNLSLLKDIIRGLPDKPIFIRTTILPGTSEMLSKECGKSVYFMPEFLTERTAYEDFSRQPMVFTAVPELLAKIFVGKKYIVMSSKEAEITKYAHNVFGALKVSYFNGIYDICKKLGLSYENVQKGVLLSGYINEPHTQVPGPDGKFGYGGKCFPKDVNAFTEMFADYPIHEILKSLKPLNILFRGEDK; this is encoded by the coding sequence ATGAATAACATTAAAGTTGGAATTGTGGGCTGCGGTTTTATCGGCGGCGCATTGCGTAAATGGCTTGGAGAGCACAATAAAGACGTGGAAGTTTTTGTCTCCGACCCGCCGAAAGGCATGAACGATTCTTTGGACTGCGTAGACGTCGTGTTTGTTTCCATTCACATTCCGACGGAAGCCGACGGCTCGCAAAATTTGTCTTTGCTCAAAGACATAATCCGCGGACTGCCCGACAAGCCGATTTTTATCCGCACCACAATTCTTCCCGGAACAAGCGAAATGCTTTCGAAAGAGTGCGGCAAAAGCGTCTATTTCATGCCCGAATTTTTGACGGAACGCACGGCATACGAAGATTTCTCCCGCCAACCCATGGTATTTACCGCCGTCCCCGAATTGCTCGCCAAGATTTTCGTCGGCAAAAAATATATCGTGATGTCGTCGAAGGAGGCGGAAATTACAAAATACGCGCACAACGTGTTCGGCGCGTTGAAAGTCAGCTATTTCAACGGCATTTACGACATTTGCAAAAAACTCGGTCTCAGCTACGAGAACGTTCAAAAAGGCGTGCTGCTAAGCGGCTATATAAACGAACCGCACACGCAAGTTCCAGGGCCAGACGGAAAATTCGGCTACGGCGGAAAGTGCTTCCCGAAAGACGTCAACGCCTTTACCGAAATGTTTGCCGACTACCCGATACACGAGATTCTCAAATCTTTGAAACCCCTGAATATCCTGTTCAGAGGCGAGGATAAGTAG
- a CDS encoding glycosyltransferase family 4 protein has product MKIVHLVLGDRFNDGWLYQHNLLALQNRLDGHEVSIITGCNSYSTNAGKEGECPAGRYVDSNGITVIRMARPKLVPPFLHYYKIRYYSALPNILEGENPDIVFLHGIQTFSLIPLSKYAKKHPNVRFYADNHADDFNVSKSFVGRRILHGVVYARLYKLFGGFISKLFYVTPERRDFLVSVYGLDEKKNKMEFLPLGGISYSDEKYAEIRKSEREKLGLQDSDVAFVHSGKLEPRKRTLDDIKAFIDADAPNAKLFLAGSITDSIRGEFEKLVASSDKVEYLGWKTPDELNNLLCGCDVLLQTGSQSVIFEQGICFGMAAILDRADNNKFLLSDGNGIFADNHDETVSAIRKLSSSPAMLADMKQKSKVFSKRELLYSSLVKKFY; this is encoded by the coding sequence ATGAAAATTGTCCATCTTGTTTTGGGTGATAGGTTCAACGACGGTTGGCTGTACCAGCATAACTTGCTTGCTCTTCAAAACCGTTTGGACGGGCACGAAGTGTCGATAATCACGGGCTGCAATTCCTATTCGACAAACGCGGGGAAAGAGGGCGAATGCCCCGCAGGGCGTTATGTCGATTCAAACGGAATAACGGTGATAAGAATGGCGCGTCCGAAGCTTGTTCCGCCGTTTTTGCATTATTACAAAATCAGATATTACTCCGCATTGCCAAATATTTTGGAGGGCGAAAATCCGGATATAGTTTTCCTCCACGGCATTCAGACGTTTTCCCTAATTCCGCTTTCGAAATACGCAAAAAAACACCCGAACGTGCGCTTCTACGCGGACAACCACGCCGACGATTTCAACGTTTCCAAGAGCTTTGTCGGACGCCGCATTTTGCACGGAGTTGTCTACGCGCGGCTTTACAAATTGTTCGGCGGCTTTATCTCGAAGCTGTTTTATGTAACTCCCGAACGGCGCGATTTCCTCGTTTCCGTCTACGGGTTGGACGAAAAGAAAAACAAAATGGAGTTCCTGCCGCTCGGCGGGATTTCGTATTCCGATGAAAAGTACGCGGAAATTCGGAAATCGGAGCGCGAAAAATTGGGATTGCAGGACAGCGATGTAGCGTTTGTCCATTCGGGCAAACTCGAACCAAGAAAGCGCACGCTCGACGACATCAAGGCGTTTATCGACGCCGACGCGCCGAATGCAAAACTGTTTCTGGCGGGAAGCATAACCGATTCCATTCGCGGAGAGTTTGAAAAATTGGTGGCATCGTCGGACAAGGTCGAATACCTCGGCTGGAAGACGCCCGACGAATTGAACAATCTGCTTTGCGGGTGCGACGTTCTTTTGCAAACGGGGTCGCAGTCGGTAATTTTCGAACAGGGCATATGCTTCGGAATGGCGGCGATTTTGGACAGGGCGGACAACAACAAGTTTTTGCTTTCCGACGGGAACGGAATTTTTGCGGACAACCACGACGAAACCGTATCGGCAATCCGCAAATTAAGTTCTTCTCCCGCAATGCTTGCCGATATGAAGCAAAAATCGAAGGTATTTTCGAAACGCGAACTGCTTTATTCCTCACTTGTTAAAAAATTTTATTGA